One Fibrobacter sp. genomic window, GTTCTTGCCGCCTGCACGCCGCCGCTCTGGTTTCAGCCTTCGGTCTCAGCCAGGCTGCCGCCGACAAGATGCACAAGGCATTGCTCGCCAAGGGCGCACTCCTTGCTGATTCCCGCATTAGTCCGAAGCTCCCGCGTAACGTGGCTGCCTTCACCAAGGCTTACGGCGCTATCGCCAAGGATGCCAAGGTTGATGCAGAAAAGCTGTTCACTCTGATGCACAGCACTGCGCTGAAGTACACCGCTGGTAAGTACTTCCGTCCTGGCATGGTGTTCGCTTTATTGTATAAGTAAGAGTAAGGCGAATCGTTAAAGGTCACGACGTAAGCTTGTACGGGAAACGGTCCTCGTTTCACTGCGGATTGTTTCCCTTTACAACTTACATCGCTCCCTTAGAACATTTTTTCGCCAATTACTTATACCACCCGTTTTTGCGGATGTTCGCTTTGTTGTATAAGTAGTTTCGGTCCGTGAGGTAAGCTCGCACGAAAACAAGGCCGTTCCGGGTTGTTTTCTTTGCGACTTACCTTCACTCCCCTATACAATTACTTATACATGCCGTTTTTGCGGTTGTTCGCTTTGTTGTATAAGTAAGTTTCGGTCCGTGAGGTAAGCTCGCACGCAAAACGGTCCTCGCTTCGCTGCGGATTGTTCACTTACCGACTTACCTTGCTCCACTACGAACTTATTTATATCGTATTGTGAAAGAACTTCAAGAAGCGTCTGGTTACAGGCGCTTCTTTTTGTTTTGCTTAGTGATTTTCTTGTAGAGGGAGTGCGCGCGTAGACGATTCACACTTAGCATTGCTTATGGTGCATAATACACGAAGTTTACGCCTTCGAATACAATCTTGTCTAATTCAAAGAAAGAACCATCTTGAATAAAGAAACTCAGAAGAGCAATTTCCTTGGAAACTTCATTCCATTCCAACTGGTTGGCCGAGGGCTTCAAGATTTCATCGCCAGGTTTCAATTCAATTTCAGTCCACTTTTCCGCAGCAGGCAAATTCCACATGGCCTTATTATAGGCACCGTCATCCGTAGCAACCGCGTTTTCCAAACCTAAATTCAGATTTCCATTGCTGCGATATGTCACACGAATTGCAGTAAGCCCGCTCATATCAAAAGCCAACGAATCAGTCCCCAGATGGGTACCAAGAATCACCATTCCGGAATCGCCAATGTCGTATTGTGCAGAAAGGAAGTAGCCATGATCAGCAGAGGAATCCTGCACTGCATCAAAGCTCCTACCATCTTCAGGACGGGTCCATTTGCAATCGCCCATGGAAGAAAAATACCAACCGTGATTCGGATAGTACTTGGCCAAATTATTGAGACTATCTCCGTCTTCAAAATCTTCGAAAGTGAAAATTCCCGCACTATCCAATTGAACGGTATCCGGCTCCGAAATTGCAGAAGTCAAAACCGTATCCAGCGTTTCACCTGCATCAAGACTCATTTCGACAATTGCAGAGTCCCCAAGCAGCAAATCAAACTTTCCTGCAGGAACGTGGGCGAAAACAAATGCGCCGTCTCGCCACAAAGCCATATACGGAGTTTCCGCCAACACCATCTGGAGAGAGGCAGCCTCAGCACTGTCCATACGAACAACAACAGATGCAGACGGTTCCAGCACAAGTTCTTTTTGCGTAGAATCAAAGTTATTCCAAGCCATGAGGGCGGAATCACTGCCTGCTATCCCTTCTAGATAACACTCTTCGACGGGGACTTTCACGTATGCGACTCCGGAGTCATCCGTCGTTGCTGATTCCAGTTTGTTCAAAGTTTCCTTGGAATAAAGGTTCACGTGAACATGAGCCAAGGGTTTCTGCCGCGCGTCAGCCACATGCAAGGCAATACCATTAGTCGTTTCACTAGTGGCGCCAGACATATCTGATCCAGAGCCAGAGCAGGCCCAAATCAGCAAGGTCGATATTAATGCCGTTAGCAGTCGTTTCATGACCGAACCTTTTTCATCATGGGGAACATCTGAAAATTTAATTGATAAACACTATCGCATTGTTCAGCCGGCATGGAATTCACCACGTTCACGATGGATTTACGAGCATCCGCCAAAATTCCACGGATTTTTTCAATTTGCGAGGAATCCAACGCCATAGTCAAGGTGCTAATGTCGCGATTTTCCTTGGGAATATTTTCAATAGACTGCCGACCCAATTCCGTCACGGTTTTCTGATATTCACTGATAGACGCGCTGAGCCAGTGATCCTGCGTGCGAACGTGAGCATCCGAAGGAACAATACGACCTTGTTCGTTTCTTTTTGCAAGTCCCAACTGAAGGAGAGCTTCCACCGACGTCACAATTTGCGCTGCAGTAAGCTTTGGAATGCAGGAATTTCCTAGCGACACAGCATCCTGTTCGCCTCTATATTCATAAACATCCAAAGCAGAACGTACCATCGGATAATACCACTGCTGGAAATAGCGGTAGCGTGCCTCATCCAGCATACGGCAACGGGATGGACGCATTTTCTGTAAGGTTTCAAAATGCTTTCGGATTGCATCAGGTGTCTTAGCTTTTCCATAAGCAACCATCTCCTGGAAATACTCCGATTTGCCTTCCTTGAAATTAAAGAATGCAACAAACGTATTTACAGAAGTATCAGACAAGTGGCGTTTCGATCGCAAAATTTTCACGAGAAGGCTTGCATCTATGTCCACAGCTGTTGCAAAAACTCGATAGCTAAAAGTCGGATCAAGAGATTTTTCCAAGTCATAGAAATCCCGCAAAAAAAGCCGGTAATCCAGATAATCATAGATGTTGATTTTATTTCTGGCAAACATATATAGCCTCTACAATATGGATTTCTCTCATAAACATCTACTTTATAACATCCATAAATATAACAAATTTTTACAAAAACGTTGACATTTTTGTCCACACCTTTGTGAGTTTTTTCACCATAGAAGAGCCACACCAATCTATTTTCTAGACAACAAGGAGTGATTATGAATATCGGAAAACTTTTACTCATTTTGGGTGCCACAATTGCCACAGCATCCTTTGCGGCGAAATACGAAGCGGAAGCAGGGACCTTGACCAATGACGCCAAGAAAGTCAGTGACGGCGGGGCTTCCGGCGGAGCCTATGTGGACATGCAATCTGGCAATTTATCCATCAACAACGTCAATGCAGAAAAGACCGGCAAGTACTCTTTAAAGGTTCGTTACAAGGTGGGCGATTACAAGGAAAACCTCCTCAAGGTAAATGGCGCCTCCGCAGGAACTTTGGCTTTCGAAGCCTCCAACAACTGGACAGATTTGTCCACAGTGGTTACACTCAATGCAGGTAACAACACCATCCTCATTGAAAAATACTGGGGATGGGTCAGCGTGGACTACATCGAAGTAAACCCCTACGTATCCGAACCGTTCAAAATCAGTTCAAACCTAGTAACACCCAACGCCACTGAATCCGCCCAGAAGCTTTACACTTTCCTGGTCAACAACTTCGGCAAGAAAACCATTAGCGGTGTAATGACCGGCGACATGGGCAGCTACTCCATGGGCGCAGATTTCAAGACTCACGACGACGTAAAGGAAATTTACAGCAAAGGCGGCAAATATCCTGCGCTTGTCGGCGTAGACTTTCTCTTCGCAAGCGGCCCTAACGCAAACAGTTCTTGGAACCAGGAATACACCAACAAGGCTCTTTCTCTCGCAAGAAACCTCTGGAAACAGGGTGGCATACCCAACTTCACTTGGCATTGGAAAGACCCGCTGGACAAGCAGGATGCCTTCTACATCAAGGGTGCAACCGACGGCACCTACACCGACTTCGACTTTGCAACAGCCTTTAAATCCGGCACCACCGAATGGAACACCGAAAGCGCCGCCTACAAGGGCATCATCGCTGATGTAGACCATATCGCCGATTATTTCCTGGATCTTCAAAAAGACGGTATTGCAGGCATCTTCCGTCCGTTGCACGAAGCAGGCGGCAAATGGTTCTGGTGGAGCATCAATTCCGGAAAACAGTTCGCAGCCCTCTACCGTCTGGTATTCGACCGCATGGTGAAAGTCAAGGGCGTAAAAAACATGATCTGGGTTTACAATCCCATCTCCCCCGCTGTTTATGACTGGGATCCGGGTGCAGACTATTATGACGTTATCGCCATCGACATATACAACAGCGCAAACGATCATTCCAGTTGCTCCAGTGACTTTGACAAGTTCAAGAGTGCTTCCAAGTCATCCAAGATTATCGCCCTTACGGAAAACGGACCCATTCCCGACATCAACAACATGGTGAAGGAAGAAGCCATGTGGAGCTGGTGGATGCCCTGGTACAGCACCTGGGGAAGCACCTTCTCCTCCCAGACATCCAATGCCATGTGGAAGAGCAATCTGAACGACGAACGAGTGATTACTTTGGAAGACATGCCGGGCTGGGCAAGCTACACACCAGTCGTGAACAGCAGCTCCTCCACCCCGGCAACAACAAGCAGTTCGTCAGAGTCCATAGCCTCCAGCAGTTCCTCTGAATCCGCAATTACAAGCAGTTCCTCCAACGAGACCCAGCACCTTGCCAAGACATTTAACTTGAATGTATCTTCTGAGATCACAGGCATTTTCGACATGAACGGTCATTACATGGGTAGCGAATCCGCCCTGACCAAACTGCCCCAAGGACGCTACATCATCCGTTCACGTGCTGCAGGCAAAACAACAAACTCTCTCTACCTAAAGAAATAAAACCAAACTCCCATACCAAACAAAATCACCGGCCTTCGGGTCGGCGATTTTTATAACTCTTTGATACTAAACAAGTTACCGAAAGCAGAACTAGCAATCTCTTTTTTCGCCCAAAACAAAGCATTTATAACACTAAACAAAAGCCCTGCCTTTTACTAAATTATGGCTACTATGAGCTTAAAATTTGAAACCCCGATTACTGAAGTTCCGCTGTTCCACCAGGGTAAGGTACGCGACATGTACGACCTGGGCGACAGTTTCCTGATGGTCGCTTCCGACCGTCTTTCCGCCTTTGACGTGGTCCTCCCCACCCCCATTCCGGGTAAGGGCAAGATCCTGAACCAGCTTTCTCTGTTCTGGTTCAAGCAGCTTGGCATGAAGAACCACCTGATCACCGCCGACGTGAATGAATATCCGGAAGTGCTCAAGAAGCACGCCGACTATCTCCGCGGCCGCTCCATGATCGTGAAGAAGGCTCACCGTCATTCCGTGGAATGCATCGTCCGCGGTTACATCGTGGGTTCTGGTTGGAAGGATTACCAGAAGACCGGTAAGATCTGCGGTCACGTTCTCCCCGAAAATCTTCAGCTCTGCCAGAAGCTGGAACAGCCGCTCTACACTCCCAGCACCAAGCCGGATGTAGGCCACGACGAAAACATCAGCTTCGAACAGACCTTCGACATCGTCGGCGAAAAGGTTGCAACAACCCTGAAGAACATGTCCCTGGACATCTACACCAAGGCTCGCGACTACGCAGCTTCCAAGGGCATCATTCTCGCTGACACCAAGTTCGAATTCGGCGAAATCGATGGCGAAACCATCCTCATCGACGAAGTTCTGACTCCGGACTCCAGCCGCTACTGGCCTGCAGACAAGTACGAAGTAGGCAAGAACCAGGAAAGCTTCGACAAGCAGTACATCCGTGACTGGCTCGAAACTCTCGACTGGGGCAAGTGCTACCCGGGTCCG contains:
- a CDS encoding TIGR02147 family protein codes for the protein MFARNKINIYDYLDYRLFLRDFYDLEKSLDPTFSYRVFATAVDIDASLLVKILRSKRHLSDTSVNTFVAFFNFKEGKSEYFQEMVAYGKAKTPDAIRKHFETLQKMRPSRCRMLDEARYRYFQQWYYPMVRSALDVYEYRGEQDAVSLGNSCIPKLTAAQIVTSVEALLQLGLAKRNEQGRIVPSDAHVRTQDHWLSASISEYQKTVTELGRQSIENIPKENRDISTLTMALDSSQIEKIRGILADARKSIVNVVNSMPAEQCDSVYQLNFQMFPMMKKVRS
- a CDS encoding phosphoribosylaminoimidazolesuccinocarboxamide synthase; protein product: MSLKFETPITEVPLFHQGKVRDMYDLGDSFLMVASDRLSAFDVVLPTPIPGKGKILNQLSLFWFKQLGMKNHLITADVNEYPEVLKKHADYLRGRSMIVKKAHRHSVECIVRGYIVGSGWKDYQKTGKICGHVLPENLQLCQKLEQPLYTPSTKPDVGHDENISFEQTFDIVGEKVATTLKNMSLDIYTKARDYAASKGIILADTKFEFGEIDGETILIDEVLTPDSSRYWPADKYEVGKNQESFDKQYIRDWLETLDWGKCYPGPEIPADVVKNTLDKYIEIFVRLTGKQPEL
- a CDS encoding beta-mannosidase; the encoded protein is MNIGKLLLILGATIATASFAAKYEAEAGTLTNDAKKVSDGGASGGAYVDMQSGNLSINNVNAEKTGKYSLKVRYKVGDYKENLLKVNGASAGTLAFEASNNWTDLSTVVTLNAGNNTILIEKYWGWVSVDYIEVNPYVSEPFKISSNLVTPNATESAQKLYTFLVNNFGKKTISGVMTGDMGSYSMGADFKTHDDVKEIYSKGGKYPALVGVDFLFASGPNANSSWNQEYTNKALSLARNLWKQGGIPNFTWHWKDPLDKQDAFYIKGATDGTYTDFDFATAFKSGTTEWNTESAAYKGIIADVDHIADYFLDLQKDGIAGIFRPLHEAGGKWFWWSINSGKQFAALYRLVFDRMVKVKGVKNMIWVYNPISPAVYDWDPGADYYDVIAIDIYNSANDHSSCSSDFDKFKSASKSSKIIALTENGPIPDINNMVKEEAMWSWWMPWYSTWGSTFSSQTSNAMWKSNLNDERVITLEDMPGWASYTPVVNSSSSTPATTSSSSESIASSSSSESAITSSSSNETQHLAKTFNLNVSSEITGIFDMNGHYMGSESALTKLPQGRYIIRSRAAGKTTNSLYLKK